A window of Cucurbita pepo subsp. pepo cultivar mu-cu-16 chromosome LG06, ASM280686v2, whole genome shotgun sequence contains these coding sequences:
- the LOC111796555 gene encoding ATP synthase subunit delta, chloroplastic-like — MAALHQTAASLQAKLLPTIRISRTTPANLSFSATFPSGRLRLGQYRSHGGARMSASAAGSYAAALAEVAASNNTLDATSGDVEKIESVFADSQVFDFFANPTISIEKKLALVDEIAASSSLLPHTANFLKILVDAKRIDIVKEIVTEFESVYNKITNTELAVVSSVVALEQQHLAQIAKQVQKLSGAKNVRIKTQIDPSLVAGFTVRFGNSGSKLIDLSVKKQLEEIASQLDLGNIQLAV, encoded by the coding sequence ATGGCCGCTCTTCACCAAACCGCCGCCTCACTCCAGGCCAAACTCCTTCCAACAATCCGAATCTCCCGGACCACTCCGGCAAACCTCTCTTTCTCCGCCACTTTTCCTTCTGGAAGACTCCGCCTCGGCCAATACCGCTCTCACGGCGGCGCTAGAATGTCCGCCTCGGCTGCTGGAAGCTACGCTGCGGCGTTGGCCGAAGTCGCTGCGTCTAACAACACGCTGGATGCAACAAGCGGCGATGTCGAGAAGATCGAGAGCGTGTTCGCGGATTCGCAGGTGTTCGATTTCTTCGCGAATCCGACGATTAGCATCGAGAAGAAACTTGCGTTGGTGGATGAGATCGCGGCGTCGTCGTCTCTACTGCCGCATACGGCGAATTTCTTGAAGATCCTAGTGGACGCGAAGAGAATCGATATCGTGAAGGAAATCGTGACGGAGTTCGAATCGGTTTACAACAAAATTACGAACACGGAGCTTGCGGTGGTGAGTTCGGTTGTGGCGTTGGAGCAGCAGCATTTGGCGCAGATCGCGAAGCAGGTGCAGAAATTGAGTGGAGCTAAGAATGTGAGGATCAAGACGCAGATTGATCCGAGTCTGGTGGCTGGATTCACAGTCAGGTTTGGAAATTCTGGATCGAAACTCATTGATTTGAGCGTCAAGAAACAGCTTGAGGAAATTGCTTCTCAGCTTGATCTTGGTAATATTCAACTGGCTGTATAA